A genomic region of Tamandua tetradactyla isolate mTamTet1 chromosome 2, mTamTet1.pri, whole genome shotgun sequence contains the following coding sequences:
- the CFAP157 gene encoding cilia- and flagella-associated protein 157 isoform X1 yields the protein MAPKKNAGKGVKEPEVKKKKGGRKDPNLANKSMEVLIDEETREFYHIQIRDLEDRLARYQRKWDELAVQEKLFRQEFEQLANNKKEIVAFLKRTLNQRVDEITDLNEQLQSLQLSKEMEKDAFEAQLAQVRHEFQETKDQLTTENIVLGGKLAALEEFRLQKEELTDKFMTLEDELRRQESDHREYVYNLEKKSVLDRDRLRKEIIQRVNMVANEFRKVATNQMWDTTKRAIRENRTATLQLAKMSRKSTALLQENEQLKGTQDTLCKQLQLLENNQKIMARHSKGHQKIILMLTEKCREQQQDTLETAQLRLLLGHLQQSFLQLQKDNQTLRSQKEQLNLQLEQQHTKLQQLQQELTKGQKAQANLEMAVTQATSFLRDILQMQPEEQEDNGFDVVFELQRKEMLQQLLAMLSSATVLCHQAAACPHQETQLNSTPQESQPTTQQPKMGPLLQQLSGITPYQLGDLGLVPRRAHIPSTHQDLRLLSRSTRVGTLQVHSNPEVRVPGVPGQLGGSQPWCESGLCHTAAVWALG from the exons ATGGCTCCAAAAAAGAACGCAGGCAAGGGGGTCAAGGAACCTGaggtcaaaaagaagaaagggggcaGAAAAGATCCCAACCTAGCCAACAAGTCCATGGAAGTACTTATTGATGAAGAGACGCGGGAGTTCTACCACATCCAGATCCGAGACCTGGAGGACAGGCTGGCCCG GTACCAGAGGAAGTGGGATGAGCTGGCCGTGCAGGAGAAGTTGTTCCGCCAGGAGTTCGAGCAACTGGCCAACAACAAGAAGGAGATCGTGGCCTTCCTCAAACGCACACTCAACCAGCGGGTGGATGAGATCACTGACCTCAACGAGCAGCTGCAAAGCCTGCAGCTGTccaaggaaatggagaaggacGCCTTCGAGGCACAGCTAGCCCAGGTGCGCCACGAGTTCCAGGAGACCAAGGACCAGCTCACCACAGAGAACATCGTCCTTG GGGGGAAGCTGGCAGCGCTGGAGGAGTTCCGGCTACAGAAGGAGGAGCTCACGGACAAGTTCATGACACTGGAGGACGAGCTGCGGAGGCAGGAGAGCGACCACAGGGAGTATGTGTACAACCTGGAGAAGAAGTCGGTGCTGGACAGGGACAG ACTGAGGAAGGAGATTATCCAGCGCGTGAACATGGTGGCCAACGAGTTCCGCAAGGTGGCCACGAACCAGATGTGGGATACAACAAAGCGGGCCATCCGGGAGAACCGCACTGCGACCCTGCAGCTGGCCAAGATGTCCCGGAAAAGCACAGCTCTGCTGCAGGAGAATGAGCAGCTCAAGGGCACCCAGGACACGCTGTGCAAACAGCTGCAGCTGTTGGAAAACAACCAGAAGATCATGGCCAGGCACAGCAAAGGTCACCAGAAG ATCATCCTCATGCTGACCGAGAAGTGCCGCGAGCAGCAGCAGGACACACTGGAAACTGCACAGCTGCGCCTCCTGCTGGGCCACCTGCAGCAGAGCTTCCTGCAGCTGCAGAAGGACAACCAGACACTGAG GAGCCAAAAAGAGCAGCTGAACCTGCAGCTGGAGCAGCAGCACACCAAGCTGCAGCAGTTACAACAGGAACTGACCAAAGGGCAGAAGGCTCAAGCCAACCTGGAGATGGCTGTGACCCAGGCTACCTCCTTCCTACGGGACATTCTGCAG ATGCAACCAGAAGAACAGGAGGACAACGGCTTTGATGTGGTATTTGAACTGCAGCGCAAGGAAATGCTGCAGCAGCTGCTGGCCATGCTCAGCTCAGCCACGGTCCTGTGTCACCAGGCGGCTGCATGTCCCCACCAGGAGACCCAGCTCAATAGCACCCCCCAGGAGAG CCAACCCACTACCCAGCAGCCCAAGATGGGGCCCCTGCTGCAGCAGCTGTCTGGCATCACACCCTACCAGCTGGGGGACCTGGGTTTGGTGCCACGCCGGGCCCACATTCCCTCCACCCACCAGGACCTCAGACTGCTCTCACGTTCCACCCGCGTGGGAACTCTGCAGGTGCACAGCAACCCTGAGGTGAGGGTGCCAGGGGTTCCAGGGCAACTAGGGGGCAGCCAGCCCTGGTGTGAATCAGGGCTCTGCCACACTGCAGCTGTGTGGGCTTTGGGATGA
- the CFAP157 gene encoding cilia- and flagella-associated protein 157 isoform X3, producing the protein MAPKKNAGKGVKEPEVKKKKGGRKDPNLANKSMEVLIDEETREFYHIQIRDLEDRLARYQRKWDELAVQEKLFRQEFEQLANNKKEIVAFLKRTLNQRVDEITDLNEQLQSLQLSKEMEKDAFEAQLAQVRHEFQETKDQLTTENIVLGGKLAALEEFRLQKEELTDKFMTLEDELRRQESDHREYVYNLEKKSVLDRDRLRKEIIQRVNMVANEFRKVATNQMWDTTKRAIRENRTATLQLAKMSRKSTALLQENEQLKGTQDTLCKQLQLLENNQKIMARHSKGHQKIILMLTEKCREQQQDTLETAQLRLLLGHLQQSFLQLQKDNQTLRSQKEQLNLQLEQQHTKLQQLQQELTKGQKAQANLEMAVTQATSFLRDILQMQPEEQEDNGFDVVFELQRKEMLQQLLAMLSSATVLCHQAAACPHQETQLNSTPQESQPTTQQPKMGPLLQQLSGITPYQLGDLGLVPRRAHIPSTHQDLRLLSRSTRVGTLQMHASSSPKRLKKFSLPEVFLHPK; encoded by the exons ATGGCTCCAAAAAAGAACGCAGGCAAGGGGGTCAAGGAACCTGaggtcaaaaagaagaaagggggcaGAAAAGATCCCAACCTAGCCAACAAGTCCATGGAAGTACTTATTGATGAAGAGACGCGGGAGTTCTACCACATCCAGATCCGAGACCTGGAGGACAGGCTGGCCCG GTACCAGAGGAAGTGGGATGAGCTGGCCGTGCAGGAGAAGTTGTTCCGCCAGGAGTTCGAGCAACTGGCCAACAACAAGAAGGAGATCGTGGCCTTCCTCAAACGCACACTCAACCAGCGGGTGGATGAGATCACTGACCTCAACGAGCAGCTGCAAAGCCTGCAGCTGTccaaggaaatggagaaggacGCCTTCGAGGCACAGCTAGCCCAGGTGCGCCACGAGTTCCAGGAGACCAAGGACCAGCTCACCACAGAGAACATCGTCCTTG GGGGGAAGCTGGCAGCGCTGGAGGAGTTCCGGCTACAGAAGGAGGAGCTCACGGACAAGTTCATGACACTGGAGGACGAGCTGCGGAGGCAGGAGAGCGACCACAGGGAGTATGTGTACAACCTGGAGAAGAAGTCGGTGCTGGACAGGGACAG ACTGAGGAAGGAGATTATCCAGCGCGTGAACATGGTGGCCAACGAGTTCCGCAAGGTGGCCACGAACCAGATGTGGGATACAACAAAGCGGGCCATCCGGGAGAACCGCACTGCGACCCTGCAGCTGGCCAAGATGTCCCGGAAAAGCACAGCTCTGCTGCAGGAGAATGAGCAGCTCAAGGGCACCCAGGACACGCTGTGCAAACAGCTGCAGCTGTTGGAAAACAACCAGAAGATCATGGCCAGGCACAGCAAAGGTCACCAGAAG ATCATCCTCATGCTGACCGAGAAGTGCCGCGAGCAGCAGCAGGACACACTGGAAACTGCACAGCTGCGCCTCCTGCTGGGCCACCTGCAGCAGAGCTTCCTGCAGCTGCAGAAGGACAACCAGACACTGAG GAGCCAAAAAGAGCAGCTGAACCTGCAGCTGGAGCAGCAGCACACCAAGCTGCAGCAGTTACAACAGGAACTGACCAAAGGGCAGAAGGCTCAAGCCAACCTGGAGATGGCTGTGACCCAGGCTACCTCCTTCCTACGGGACATTCTGCAG ATGCAACCAGAAGAACAGGAGGACAACGGCTTTGATGTGGTATTTGAACTGCAGCGCAAGGAAATGCTGCAGCAGCTGCTGGCCATGCTCAGCTCAGCCACGGTCCTGTGTCACCAGGCGGCTGCATGTCCCCACCAGGAGACCCAGCTCAATAGCACCCCCCAGGAGAG CCAACCCACTACCCAGCAGCCCAAGATGGGGCCCCTGCTGCAGCAGCTGTCTGGCATCACACCCTACCAGCTGGGGGACCTGGGTTTGGTGCCACGCCGGGCCCACATTCCCTCCACCCACCAGGACCTCAGACTGCTCTCACGTTCCACCCGCGTGGGAACTCTGCAG ATGCATGCCTCCAGTTCTCCAAAAAGGCTCAAAAAGTTCAGTCTTCCTGAAGTTTTCCTGCATCCCAAATAG
- the CFAP157 gene encoding cilia- and flagella-associated protein 157 isoform X2, which yields MAPKKNAGKGVKEPEVKKKKGGRKDPNLANKSMEVLIDEETREFYHIQIRDLEDRLARYQRKWDELAVQEKLFRQEFEQLANNKKEIVAFLKRTLNQRVDEITDLNEQLQSLQLSKEMEKDAFEAQLAQVRHEFQETKDQLTTENIVLGGKLAALEEFRLQKEELTDKFMTLEDELRRQESDHREYVYNLEKKSVLDRDRLRKEIIQRVNMVANEFRKVATNQMWDTTKRAIRENRTATLQLAKMSRKSTALLQENEQLKGTQDTLCKQLQLLENNQKIMARHSKGHQKIILMLTEKCREQQQDTLETAQLRLLLGHLQQSFLQLQKDNQTLRSQKEQLNLQLEQQHTKLQQLQQELTKGQKAQANLEMAVTQATSFLRDILQMQPEEQEDNGFDVVFELQRKEMLQQLLAMLSSATVLCHQAAACPHQETQLNSTPQESQPTTQQPKMGPLLQQLSGITPYQLGDLGLVPRRAHIPSTHQDLRLLSRSTRVGTLQVHSNPEMHASSSPKRLKKFSLPEVFLHPK from the exons ATGGCTCCAAAAAAGAACGCAGGCAAGGGGGTCAAGGAACCTGaggtcaaaaagaagaaagggggcaGAAAAGATCCCAACCTAGCCAACAAGTCCATGGAAGTACTTATTGATGAAGAGACGCGGGAGTTCTACCACATCCAGATCCGAGACCTGGAGGACAGGCTGGCCCG GTACCAGAGGAAGTGGGATGAGCTGGCCGTGCAGGAGAAGTTGTTCCGCCAGGAGTTCGAGCAACTGGCCAACAACAAGAAGGAGATCGTGGCCTTCCTCAAACGCACACTCAACCAGCGGGTGGATGAGATCACTGACCTCAACGAGCAGCTGCAAAGCCTGCAGCTGTccaaggaaatggagaaggacGCCTTCGAGGCACAGCTAGCCCAGGTGCGCCACGAGTTCCAGGAGACCAAGGACCAGCTCACCACAGAGAACATCGTCCTTG GGGGGAAGCTGGCAGCGCTGGAGGAGTTCCGGCTACAGAAGGAGGAGCTCACGGACAAGTTCATGACACTGGAGGACGAGCTGCGGAGGCAGGAGAGCGACCACAGGGAGTATGTGTACAACCTGGAGAAGAAGTCGGTGCTGGACAGGGACAG ACTGAGGAAGGAGATTATCCAGCGCGTGAACATGGTGGCCAACGAGTTCCGCAAGGTGGCCACGAACCAGATGTGGGATACAACAAAGCGGGCCATCCGGGAGAACCGCACTGCGACCCTGCAGCTGGCCAAGATGTCCCGGAAAAGCACAGCTCTGCTGCAGGAGAATGAGCAGCTCAAGGGCACCCAGGACACGCTGTGCAAACAGCTGCAGCTGTTGGAAAACAACCAGAAGATCATGGCCAGGCACAGCAAAGGTCACCAGAAG ATCATCCTCATGCTGACCGAGAAGTGCCGCGAGCAGCAGCAGGACACACTGGAAACTGCACAGCTGCGCCTCCTGCTGGGCCACCTGCAGCAGAGCTTCCTGCAGCTGCAGAAGGACAACCAGACACTGAG GAGCCAAAAAGAGCAGCTGAACCTGCAGCTGGAGCAGCAGCACACCAAGCTGCAGCAGTTACAACAGGAACTGACCAAAGGGCAGAAGGCTCAAGCCAACCTGGAGATGGCTGTGACCCAGGCTACCTCCTTCCTACGGGACATTCTGCAG ATGCAACCAGAAGAACAGGAGGACAACGGCTTTGATGTGGTATTTGAACTGCAGCGCAAGGAAATGCTGCAGCAGCTGCTGGCCATGCTCAGCTCAGCCACGGTCCTGTGTCACCAGGCGGCTGCATGTCCCCACCAGGAGACCCAGCTCAATAGCACCCCCCAGGAGAG CCAACCCACTACCCAGCAGCCCAAGATGGGGCCCCTGCTGCAGCAGCTGTCTGGCATCACACCCTACCAGCTGGGGGACCTGGGTTTGGTGCCACGCCGGGCCCACATTCCCTCCACCCACCAGGACCTCAGACTGCTCTCACGTTCCACCCGCGTGGGAACTCTGCAGGTGCACAGCAACCCTGAG ATGCATGCCTCCAGTTCTCCAAAAAGGCTCAAAAAGTTCAGTCTTCCTGAAGTTTTCCTGCATCCCAAATAG